tcggccttctgaataccaggggcttcgccgaaatttaaaattatataattctatggctaagtgagagtgataaagcattattagtccggttgccttgttcgctgtgttgagcacctccctcgaaggacccaaacatgggaacaagagtgctcaggtttatcccgaacagcccagcactcgtggcatgggggcagaagccgaggactagccatctctcagattgataaacagccaaacagaaggtaatattttaaattcaaacaagcgttgcatagcgcatatggaacaagttttcataaatacaggataaaacgagcaagtctcactcaaatattacatcttttgaacactcatccgctatgagacgggcacccggcagaacacccttgtagtacatctcggggtggcggtgctccttgccctccggcggcccctccttgatcagcttcacggtgtctagcttgacccactgcaatttcacacgggcgaaagcccggcgtgcaccctcaatgcagacagatcgcttgacgacctccagccgcgggtaggcatccacaagccgcctcaccaggccgaagaagctgttcggaagggcatcgccaggccacagccaaactataaagcccttcatggcctgatcggccgccttatgtagctcgaccatctgcttcagctggtcgctcattggcaccgggtgttcggtctcagcatactgagaccagaacagcttctccatgaaGCTTCCAtccttggcctggtaaaattgtgcggcatcggacacgctgcggggcaaatctgcgaatgctcctggagagctccggattctggCAAGTAATCGGTAATGTACTtttcatgcttgctttgcatatagaaagccttacccgccgctatcttcttcattgcttcGATCTCCTGGAGAgccctttgggcttcggccttggcactttttgcactctcgagggccgcggcaagctcagactcccgcgtctttgagtcaagctccaacgccccgtgcttcgccacgagagcctggagctcttgctgcacctcgcccacctgagCCTCATGCTtttctcactcggtgcgctccttggccgcgttatcttcggccttggttagcgcttacttcagggtcgccacctcggtcgtggcccctggcgaatatacgatgatcctgtcattttgcaatcgcatcttctTTTATATatgcatatctatagacagggtattacttaccattgttctcctcgagctgcctcttggcaaggccgagctctttcctggacccctcgaggtcctactttagtacggtgacctccgcagtcggtgcggcggacgccagcagcgaagcctgcatatgcatattgacatacttatattagactcctgcaatattatttgatcctcttttcggcttttctttgtgaacaccgaacaaagcatcggaggctactgtctatgcggtaatatttctactacattttaaaacacttacctcgaagcctgttagaaggctggcacaggcttcagtcaacccaCTCTTGGcgtactgaaccttctggaccaccgcactcataacagtacagTGCTCCTCGTcggtggaagcgctgcgaagcgcttccaacagattgtccggcgcctctagatggacagaggtcaccggcacaggcgtcttgcccctcttagaaggaggccgcatgCCCGAGCctagaaccgctggaggttccggcgcggtgttcggctgagggccgaactcagagctctcaggggccccgtcccctcggctcccgaagttcggaaggtcgccttgaggcgcctccgggactgtctcccctcggtccggtgcctcttgagacagcacctcggcatcgtcggcaggatgaggggaggtggcggtcgggactggatcactatccatgtccggcgagcccagggagtcgtccgatgatacatcgatactggctcgtggcggcctgcataattatgttcggcgttagggaaaacagtgcgacaaaggaattctatgagttactctggtatccgaatacttacgatctccccggcggcttggccctgggcaaccactcgtcttcgctttcgtcggcggcggtggaactgtccggaaggagagtccttcccttcttggacccttcgccccccccccccccagttggggcggccttccttttcttatctcccccagccggtgggggagcatcttcttcttcttccttgtattcgggggaagagtgcgccgcagagtcatcggatggtgagtccgacgacgcctggcgtcgggaactctttcaggttcccttggccttcttggtcttctccggcaccgtataaggggccggagtcagcatcttcgccagaagagcgtctgcggggccttcaggcaaaggagccggacagtcgatctgtccgaccgtctcctgccagtcctgtcaaaggtacaggagtttagatcccgcatggattcAATCTAtagaaaataagtatcctgtgaaaggtaaagcagcttaccgcactggcttggcgcttcgcgttgaatccgcgatcctcagtaataggaggggggacctcggcgcttttgaacaacaccctccaggcatcttcgtgagtcgtgtcgaagagcctgttcagagttcggtgttgcgccgggtcgaactcccacaagttgaactcccgttgttggcacgggaggatccggcggtggagcatgacctggaccacgttgacaagtttgagcttcttgttcaccatgttttgaatacatgtttggagtccggtcatctcttccaaactaccccaggacaggcccttctctttccaggaagtgagccgcatggggatgccagatcggaactcggggggccgctgcccatgcagggtcgcgcggctcggtgatgtagaaccaccctgattgccacccctttatggtttccacaaaggagccctcgagccatgttacgttgggcatcttgcccaccatggcacctccgcactccgcctggcgcccgcccacaaccttcggcttgacattgaaggtcttcatgttggaaatatgccctagaggcaataataaattagttattattatatttccttgttcatgataatcgtttattatccatgctagaattgtattgataggaaactcagatacatgtgtggatacatagacaacaccatgtccctagcaagcctctagttgactaactcgttgatcaatagatggttacggtttcctgaccatggacattggatgtcgttgataacgggatcacatcattaggagaatgatgtgatggacaagacccaatcctaagcatagcactagatcgtgtagttcgtatgctaaagcttttctaatgtcaagtatcatttccttagaccatgagattgtgcaactcccggataccgtaggagtgctttgggtgtgccaaacatcacaacgtaactgggtggctataaaggtacactacgggtatctccgaaagtgtctgttgggttggcacgaatcgagactgggatttgtcactccgtgtgacggagaagtgtctctgggcccactcggtaggacatcatcataatgtgcacaatgtgatcaaggagttgatcacgggatgatgtgttatggaacgagtaaagagacttgctggtaacgagattgaacaaggtatcgggataccgacgatcgaatctcgggcaagtatcgtaccgatagacaaagggaattgtatacgggattgattaagtccttgacatcgtggttcatccaatgagatcatcgtggaacatgtgggagccaacatgggtatccagatcccgctgttggttattgaccggagagtcgtctcggtcatgtctgcatgtctcccgaacccgtagggtctacacacttaaggttcggtgacgctagcgttatgagatattagtatgcggtaacccaaaagttgttcggagtcccggatgagatcccggacgtcacgaggagttccggaatggtccggaggtaaagaattatatataggaagtactatttcggccatcgggacaagttttggggtcaccggtattgtaccgggaccaccagaagggtcccgggggtccaccgggtggggccacctgctccggggggccacatgggctgtagggggtgcgccttggcctatatgggccaaaggcaccagccccaagaggcccatgcgcctagagaagaggaaaaggaagagtcctaaggggggaaggcacctccgaggtgccttgaggaggagggactcctccctggccgcacccttccttggaggaagggccaaggctgcgcccccccccctctcccttggccctatatatagtgggggaaagggagggcaatctaacctaagccctggcgcctccctctccctcccatgacacatctctctcctcccgcagcgcttggcgaagccctgttggaatcccgctacttccaccaccacgccgtcgtgttgctggatctccatcaacctctccttcccccttgctggatcaagaaggaggagacgtcgctgctccgtacgtgtgttgaacgcggaggtgccgtccgttcggcgctaggatcatcggtgatttggatcacgacgagtacgactccatcaaccccgttctcttgaacgcttccgcgcgcgatctacaagggtatgtagatccactcctccctcgttgctagatgactccatagatagatcttggtgacacgtaggaaaattttgaatttctgctacgttccccaacacttcaaccataagccgaagtggggcttgatgcggaggaaggcctcgcacacgaagataaacgccaagatgttgaggatgaagtttggggccagatcgtggaaatacaggccgtaatagaacatgagaccccggacgaacggatggagagggaatcccagtccacggaggaaatgggtgaggaacactaccctctcatagggcctaggggtggggatgatctgctcctcatctgggagccggtgcgcgatgtagtcgggcaggtatccggctctcctcagcttcttgatgtctccatccgtgacagaggagaccatccacctgcctcccgctccggacatggttggagaaggtggaggtgggaagtgcggacttgggcgctagagctcgagtgtgcgaaaaagggtgagcaaaggaggaagaaggcgtggatagaaaggcgaatccttatccctttatatgggcggacgaaactaagcgtccccacttgcctgctaAAACCCGctcatcccccaagcgccgtaatcgatggcgtggttgggttacccacgcccgtattgatgagaatcctgtaataaggggacacgatctctgctttgacaagacgtgtcgaaaaactgcctcgcattatgtgcagggctagttaaaggaaacggttcgaataatcaccaggccatgacatgacgtcatactgtcaaaacaagtcagcaaattagatttgcagaaatattattctctctacggaagtatgtggaacttatgttgcagggtcggacactatcctcatattcaaattcttctgcgatgtattcggaggaggaacccgccttgcaatgccgaagacaatactgcacgtcggactcatcgtcattgaagcctggttcaggggctactgagggagtcttggattagggggtctccggacagccggattatatcctttggccggactgttggactatgaaaatacaagattgaagacttcgtctcgtgtccgggacttggcgtggaaggcaagctaggcaatacggatatggatatctccttctttgtaaccgccctggtgtaaccctaaccctctccggtgtctatataaaccggagggttttagtccgtaggacaacaaccacaacatacaatcataccataggctagcttctagggtttggcctctctgatctcgtggtagatctactcttatactacccatatcatcaatattaatcaagcaggacgtagagttttacctccatcaagagggcccgaacctgggtaaaacatcgtgtcccctgcctcctgttaccatctggcctagacgcacagttcgggaccccctacccgagatccgccggttttgacaccgacagtgtccaATTGAAATTGGGTCACCCGATTTTGACCAAGTCAACAATTCCACAAAGCTCTCATCCAATTCTTTTATACTATACACCATGCTTCCTAATTTTTAAGTCTTCACAATTAATTGAGCTCATCAGTTTAGAACTTGATGACCTAATTTTGACCGGGTCAATAATTTCTCAAGGAGCTCTCTCATTTAATTATTATAATTAATCATATTCCCTAATTTTGAAGCTCTTTTATTTGATTGACATATTCGATTTTGAATTTGGTTTATGATTTTGATCGGGCCCACAGTTTTTCAAATCAATCAACAGCAACCGGCTAGAAAAACATATCAACCACAGATACTATAGCACTAATATAGTACATATAGCCACCGATGCAGAAATTTACTCACAAAAGTTTGAGTTGATTAGTGCATAACACAAAATCACACTATGAAAGGCCCACAAATAATCGCATTATAAATAAACATAAAACACACACCATCGTCTCCCCCATTCGCCCAACTAAATATTCCATCAGTTCCAAAATATAAGGGGTATTAGTTCTTTGAaaagtcaaatttctttaactttgagcaagtttagagccaaaaatatcgacatccacaatattaaGCGAAGAAATTATGGAAATTTATTTCCTGATGAATCTAATATAACATCAATTTGATATTCTTCATAGATTTGATCAAACTTAAAGATGTTGGACTTTTCGAAAAaaagtaatacaccttatattttaaaaCAAAATTGAGTATTTTTTTTAAGAATCTCAACAACACCAATGGCACAGCAAAGCGCGCCCAACCCTTCTGGTACTATGCCAATGCTAATGCTACACATCAAACAATCATGCCATTGTTCCATAACAATTTAAAAATAGGACTTATGGTCTCACCGAAACTTGCACAATGGGGACAAATGTGATGGATTTTTCAGATGAAAGCAAGGGGATCGGAGGAGAATACCTTGGGGGATATTTGTAGGATCAAATGCCCAGCAAATTCCTTCAAATTGGGTCGATTTGGGATAGGGGTAGGAGAGGGCGCACGAACCCTAGCCGCGAGCCCATTCTGTGTTCATGAGAATGAGAAAATGAGGACTAGGTCGGGCCGTGGGCCGTCCGCCGTGCCTTAACCATAACAAGAGCATAGCGCCTAAGAGAAAgacattatcctccacagtatagcGCCTATGGGGTGGGTGCTGCTTAACCAGGGTGGGGCCCGGCCCGGCTCTGGGGAAGCCACGCTGATAAGGCGTATACTCCTGACAGACGGGCGCTACGATGTATAGTAATAGCGCCCACGCGTTTTGGGCGTTACCCGAAAAGGTTAGCTTGGGAGAAATAGTTTTGCCGATAATTTATTTTTCGAATACCTTTGGCCTTTGGGTTATCTACTTATTTTTGTCCATTTTGCGGGCCCATGGATCGATGGAAGGGGAGGCAGAGGCAAAGCTGCGGAACCATGCGGTCAATCTGGGGCCCTCCCCTGCAGGACCAAATCTCATGGACACATcaacactcctctctctctctctccccccttgctGCATGCGTGCCTACGCTATACCACTGTTCCGAAGAAGATCCCTTAGGCAAAGGCTTTGCCAAAGGACGACGAAAGAGGGAGAAAACAAAAACagacgccggagccgctgctgctgctgcaggctTCCTTTCTTGCGGCGAGGGTACAGCACTCGGTTCCTTTCCCTGTGGTTTGACCCACCAGCGGCCCTCCTTTGCTCGCTTTATTAGTCTTTACTCTTTACACCCCCTAAAACACGCTCGAACTCAAATCAAACCTACTACTACTATAGTAGCAGGAGCAGACCTTTTCTTTCCATCAGCGATGAACATACTAAGAGGCTTTTCGGTGGTTAGATCTTGATCAACTCTGCCCTTGCTTTAGACCCTAAAAGGGCGCAAGAACCgaggaggagagggagggggagggtgcGCGGCGGGTTCGACGCACTGATGCACATGCAAAAGCCTAACCTTTGGAAGTTACAATGGCAGGCCGGTTCTTCCTTTACAAAACATCCAGGCTACGGTGGCCGCTTTGTCGCAGCAATGATGCTGCCCTCTGTCTGCTTCGGTTTCCAGCCTAGGAAGAACATCGATCGTGGTCAAAGCAAAACAAACACCGCTGGgcgatgctgctgctgctgtagtCGGAGTGCAGGTGTCGAATGGACAATGCAGTACGTAGAACCGTTTCTTTCCAAACAGAGAACTCCGTTTCTTACCGGCAGCCCGTGACAAGTTTTATCAGATTTGAAACATTTTAGACACAATTTACCTAGTTTCGCACTTTATTATAGCCCTAAAACAGAAAATTATAGCCCTAAAACAGAAAATATCCCCGTGGACACACAGTTTTAGGGCTAAACCGCGGCACGTCGCAAATCAGGCGAACGAATCGGCCGCCACACTCTACGCTAGAAACGTGTGGCCCGATAGCATGACATGTAGTAGGACTGCGGCGGCAACCAATGGCATCTTTTATTTGGCATGCCACGTCTGCGGCTAGGCAGCCGTAGGCATCATCCAAACACAGCCTTAGTGAAAAATGGTGAAAACCAAGTGATAGTCATGTTTCTGAAATTTGACTCAAACTTGATTTTTGTCGAATATTCTcttgccctagagggggcgcgatgCTAACACATGCGAACAACACCCCACTCGCTGGCTCGTCACGCGCGGCTTCTACTCCAAAAGTGAAGAGGTGAGAGTAATTGCAACATATGCAAACAATACGTTACCACTAAGTCCACCACAACACCGATGACACCCTTGTCCGCCAAAAAAAACGAAAACAAGGATGACACCCTCATCTTCTTAAGGCTTCGATAATCACAATTATCGGAGATAGCCTTAAGAGGTTGTTTGCCACATCAAACATAAATAAACAATCGTTGTATAACCTCTgaggtgtgtgtgtttgtgtgtgtgtgagagagagagagagagagtaaaattATATACTCTCTATCTCTTTTTCGATAATTGAGCCAGTCCGTTAAGATATTTGTACGATAGATTGTTGGTTTATAACATTATTCAAGCATCCAATCGGGAAATGGGAGTTAGATAATTTATGAAATTGCTCAAACCTGCATTGCAATTTTAGGCCTCTTTAAAACAAAGGATTATGCCTTAGGATTTAGGAATTCCTATGGATTTGGTCACTAACATCCTTTGGTTCATGTGAATGAGCCTAAGGGAAAGACATGGAACATTTAACATCTGCAGCGGCCTCACTTTTTTTTACTCATAAGCATGGGATTGAGGCAAAGCAAATTGTCTATGGCAACGATGCGACCCATCTAGTGAGTGTTAGAATTTCACTAGTGTGATTCATGTATTATGCAATTTGTGTCATTCaaataacttatgccaaattttaccaGTTTCCAATCCTTTGGTTTAGGCGTACATTCTTACATATAATATTTCTTCTATTCCCTTCTTTTTTAGAATCCTGTGAATTAAGGAGGCCCCTCACGCAAATTTTAAAGGAGTTGAATCTTGAAGGGTTTTTTTATGTCATTCGATTCACGATAATGAGATGGTTAGGATTTTGTTGGAAGATTCCTTTGCcatattttggaaaaaaaatctatCCACTAAACCTCTTGTTACAATTCATTTCTTCTTCATGTAGTGACAAATACTCTTTGGTTGTAACTTCATGTAATTTTCTAATCATATTGGATTGATTAGAACATGAAACTCCAATGCGACATATTTCCAATATGTTTTGAAAATCGCAACAATCAAATAGGCCCCGTTGTGGAGAGAATATCCCATGGAAACAAAAAAAATCGGTGGAAATTAGTAAACGGATCAAGTGAAAATGTTTCAAAAAATTAAAATTCAATTTCAAGTGGGAGCTAGCTCCCATGTGGAATTGAATTTGAAACATAAAATTTCACATTTTTGTAGAATGCCACCTCTCCATCATACTGTATTTTTTTCCAGAAATTTTGAAACATGATTTTCACTTGGTTTTCAACAGTTGATCAAAACTTGTTTCCACTGGATACTTTCTCCAACTGTGATCCCTTTTTTCTCACGGTAAATTGAAAATCGAAACAATTTTCCATTATTGCTTTTGCAATCCGTCCTGCAACAAATAGTTCAGACCTTTGGTTCAAAGGAAAAGTAGAAGAAGCACATTCGTATAacgaataggaaattttcctatggtggCATTGTTAAAGGCTCGTTTGATTCAAAGGTTTTTTCATAGAAATTTTGTAGGACTAgaatccttaggatttttttcCAATGTAGGttttttgattcataggattgaatcatATAGGAATTTTTTCTAAGGATTTCTTTGTACTACTTCTCATATAGTATTTTTTAGCATCCATGCCAACCTCTTTGGAAGAATCCTTTGTTTTTCCTATATGCAATCAAACAACCCAAAATCCTTTAGGATTGAGATGACCATGAAATTCCAACCCTATGTTTTTCCTATTCCGTGTTTTTAGAATGTTGCGAATCAAAGAGGCACCAagcttttggttcaaaggaatgtggCAAAGGAAAATAGAGAGAGAAAAATAATCTTTGTTCTTGGTTTTAGAGAAAAAAACACAGAAATTTTACAATCCACTTGAACCTCTTGTCCAAATTCTTCCACACAAAGAACGAGACTGAGATCCTTCATGGCATAAGAACATGCTAAGTACACAAGAATTCCTGTGATTTTTCTATTCCCATGAGCCAAACAGCCAAGCCTGCAAAATTCCTACGTTTTCTAATCTTCTGTTTTACGCATGCATTTCTATCTAATTCCTGCGTTTTTAGAATTATGTGAACCAAAGAAGGCCATGGTGTTCTCTTCAAATCTTCTATTATGTTGCTATATTCCTATGGTTCCTCTATGTCTATGAGATAGATATAGATACAGTAGTACATGACGCAACATGTGTTTTGCTGTTTTGTTTCTTTCCTTCTCGAACGGACACATGCAGCAGGACTGAACATTGACCATTGGATTTCATACGGCGTACTGTACTACTAAATTTGATGGGACAGGCGGAGGTTTTGTACACTGGCAACAAGCATAAAGAAAACATCTCAAATGGAAAGTCGATATGAAATAGCGAGGCGAGCACATCTCAGGTAACAAAAGATTTCCAATTTCCCCAGCCATTAACAACAAATTTCCAATTTCCCCAGTCATTAATCACATTTCACATGTTCGCAATGCTAGCAAATACACTAACAACTCAGCCCGAGAAGCTGTAAAACTACTAGTAGAACACTGACCTCCAATTAACCACACGAAATGTGGCTCCATCGCCTGAGAAGAGATGTACTTGGTCGCCATATTCTGCTGATCTTGCACGACAAAATCACAATAAGAGCCCAAGAAGAGCACTCCATGAATGAACCAACTTGCCAAAACCTACTTTTGTCTAGAGGATGGATGTTAGGAGCAAGAACACCAGGAAAAGAGTTAACGATCGATCCATCAGATGCCGCCTCCCTGGTGGCCTCCCCACGGGTACTGCGGTGAGCGGTGGTCGGGGTAGCCCGCGCCCATGGCCATGGCCTGGGAGATCGCCAGTGGCTGCTGCGCTTGCACTTCTTGCGGGACCGAGGCGTCGGGGGCGGCGGAGAGGTCGGGCTTGACGTCGGCGTCGGCGGCGTCCTGGAGGGGCAGGCGCTCGTAGACGGCGTTGGCGAAGGTGGCGGCGAAGAGGGTGACGGGCCCGGCGGCGACGAGCGGCCCCACGACGCAGCCACCGAGGACCTGGCCCTGCCCGGCGGAGAGCATGACTGCGAGGCCGGACGCCTCGGACGGCGCCGGGGGCGGGAGCACGGTGCCGGTCATGGAGAGGAGCTCGAAGCGCCCCGGGAGGGGCGCGGCCGAGGCCGCGCCGCGCACGACGACGTCCACGACGGAGCCGGACGCGCCCAGCACGCAGACGCCCCGGCCGCGGCGGCGCGCGTACTCGGCGACGCAGGCGGCGACGTCCGCGCCCGGGGCCACCTCCAGGATGTGCGAGTGGAGCGCGTCGGGGCTGTCGCGCGTGATGATTATCGGCGGCTTGGGCTTGTTCTTGGACCCCATCGGCCGGCCCCGCGGCCTCCGCAGCGGCACGAtggcccccgccgccgcccccatcTGCCCCTC
This portion of the Triticum dicoccoides isolate Atlit2015 ecotype Zavitan chromosome 7A, WEW_v2.0, whole genome shotgun sequence genome encodes:
- the LOC119330700 gene encoding AT-hook motif nuclear-localized protein 27-like produces the protein MATGSSKWWQGPMDFPPQPQPQQMQQHQPLQHQHEPLQLPAVTMPAPAPAVAAPAASPESKQQQQQGQGQGEGQMGAAAGAIVPLRRPRGRPMGSKNKPKPPIIITRDSPDALHSHILEVAPGADVAACVAEYARRRGRGVCVLGASGSVVDVVVRGAASAAPLPGRFELLSMTGTVLPPPAPSEASGLAVMLSAGQGQVLGGCVVGPLVAAGPVTLFAATFANAVYERLPLQDAADADVKPDLSAAPDASVPQEVQAQQPLAISQAMAMGAGYPDHRSPQYPWGGHQGGGI